From one Drosophila subpulchrella strain 33 F10 #4 breed RU33 chromosome 3L, RU_Dsub_v1.1 Primary Assembly, whole genome shotgun sequence genomic stretch:
- the LOC119554965 gene encoding small integral membrane protein 13: protein MSLQTGLVFVFTILASVSIVAAIILLGWFLIWKAFLSKFRLVRELLGQEEPEEQQPLAWDHQNLQPQQPGRARKARRD from the exons ATGTCCCTGCAAACGGGCTTGGTTTTCGTTTTCACCATATTAGCCTCTGTTAGTATCGTCGCAGCAATTATTTTGTTGG GCTGGTTCCTCATCTGGAAGGCATTTCTATCGAAATTTCGTCTGGTTCGCGAACTGTTGGGTCAAGAAGAGCCggaggagcagcagccacTCGCTTGGGATCACCAGAATCTACAGCCACAGCAGCCGGGTAGAGCCAGGAAAGCTCGCCGAGATTAG
- the LOC119554339 gene encoding protein TSSC4 gives MQEFSAKRDALFACLDDASKELRGTALDQSKAKSFSINALDRGNQSGNASGSGEVMNYRHGRSIDVSPDSEDGRLRRMRGKESIFKKPELPIGRCLKPRKTPDYQINPHKWKKYSLSDVDISDQSNSAAALSFLRQMDAQREADGDEGESANTDGKIEFKKTSKLNRNLKKLQQQEVEDVELDKPQLRGSKLVMPEYVIGQKSQKQKKSKNKSYQNRASGKLQLSHLAEEDEQDE, from the exons ATGCAGGAATTTTCGGCCAAACGCGATGCACTGTTCGCTTGCCTCGACGATGCGAGCAAAGAATTGAGGGGCACTGCCTTGGATCAGAGCAAGGCCAAGTCGTTCTCCATCAACGCTCTCGATCGGGGCAACCAATCCGGAAACGCATCCGGATCCGGAGAGGTGATGAACTACCGGCATGGCCGTAGCATTGATGTTAGCCCCGATTCCGAGGATGGAAGACTGCGGCGGATGCGGGGCAAGGAGAGCATTTTCAAGAAGCCGGAACTTCCCATTGGTCGCTGTCTGAAGCCCAGGAAAACTCCAGACTACCAG ATCAATCCCCACAAATGGAAGAAGTACTCCCTGTCCGATGTGGACATCTCCGATCAGAGCAACTCCGCCGCCGCCCTATCTTTTCTCAGGCAAATGGATGCCCAGCGAGAAGCTGATGGAGATGAGGGTGAATCTGCCAATACAGATGGCAAAATAGAGTTTAAAAAGACCAGCAAACTCAACCGCAATCTCAAGAAGCTTCAACAGCAGGAAGTGGAGGATGTGGAGCTGGATAAGCCCCAGTTAAGGGGCTCTAAACTGGTAATGCCCGAGTACGTCATTGGCCAAAAGTCCcagaaacaaaagaaatccaAAAACAAGTCCTACCAGAATCGTGCCTCTGGAAAACTTCAACTCTCCCACTTGGCGGAGGAAGATGAACAGGATGAGTAG